One Streptosporangium sp. NBC_01495 DNA window includes the following coding sequences:
- a CDS encoding aldehyde dehydrogenase family protein, whose amino-acid sequence MTSEIVSVIGGKETSNGAAYESVNPARVDEVVARVRLADASTFSSACRVAAAAQREWARVPAPVRGRVIASIGRLVEANAEELARLVTREIGKPYAEALGEVREIVDTCDFFLGEGRRLYGQTVPSEMPDKNLFTFRVPVGVAAVITAGNFPVAVPSWYLVPALLCGNAVVWKPAEYAAASAHALYRLFTAAGLPDGVLNLVLADGAATFGGLEAALAEGTVHKVGFTGSTEVGRRVGELCGRHLQSPCLELGGKNPMVVMPDADLDLAVEGALFAGFGTAGQRCTSLGTVIVHESVHDEFLRRYARAVAGAEVGDPAGDVLCGPLLDRKFASRYEEYLGWIQPHHTVVSGPTGRITRDNPRGDFTGEGGLYYHPVVVDGVRPGDRLFLEETFGPIVGVTPFGTLDEAVELANLPGYGLSSSIYTTDPASAFRFREGIGAGMVSVNNSTSGAEAHLPFGGNGKSGNGSRQSGMWVLDQFTRWQAMNWDHSGRLQKAQMDVAEIVPDLDFRL is encoded by the coding sequence GTGACCAGCGAGATCGTCTCCGTCATCGGCGGAAAAGAAACGTCCAACGGCGCGGCCTACGAGTCGGTCAACCCGGCTCGCGTGGACGAGGTGGTCGCGCGGGTCCGGCTGGCGGACGCGAGCACGTTCTCCTCCGCGTGCCGCGTGGCCGCCGCCGCGCAGCGGGAGTGGGCGCGGGTTCCCGCGCCCGTCCGGGGGCGGGTGATCGCCTCCATCGGACGCCTGGTGGAGGCCAACGCCGAGGAGCTGGCCCGCCTGGTCACCCGCGAGATCGGCAAGCCGTACGCCGAGGCGCTGGGCGAGGTGCGCGAGATCGTCGACACGTGTGACTTCTTCCTCGGCGAGGGCAGGCGGCTGTACGGGCAGACGGTCCCCTCGGAGATGCCGGACAAGAACCTGTTCACCTTCCGGGTCCCCGTGGGGGTGGCCGCGGTGATCACCGCGGGCAACTTCCCGGTCGCGGTGCCGTCGTGGTACCTCGTCCCGGCACTGCTGTGCGGCAACGCGGTGGTGTGGAAGCCCGCCGAGTACGCGGCGGCCTCCGCGCACGCGCTCTACCGGCTGTTCACCGCGGCCGGGCTGCCCGACGGCGTGCTGAACCTGGTGCTCGCCGACGGCGCCGCGACGTTCGGGGGACTGGAGGCGGCGCTGGCGGAGGGCACGGTGCACAAGGTCGGGTTCACCGGCTCCACCGAGGTGGGCCGCCGCGTCGGCGAGCTGTGCGGGCGCCACCTGCAGTCCCCCTGCCTGGAGCTGGGCGGCAAGAACCCGATGGTGGTCATGCCCGACGCCGACCTGGACCTGGCCGTGGAGGGCGCGCTGTTCGCGGGCTTCGGCACCGCCGGGCAGCGGTGCACGTCACTCGGCACGGTGATCGTGCACGAGAGCGTCCACGACGAGTTCCTCCGCCGGTACGCACGCGCCGTGGCCGGGGCGGAGGTCGGCGACCCGGCGGGGGATGTGCTGTGCGGGCCGCTGCTCGACCGGAAATTCGCCTCACGCTACGAGGAGTATCTGGGCTGGATCCAGCCGCACCACACGGTCGTCTCCGGCCCCACCGGCCGCATCACCCGGGACAATCCGCGCGGCGACTTCACCGGGGAGGGCGGCCTCTACTACCACCCGGTGGTCGTGGACGGCGTCCGCCCCGGCGACCGGCTTTTTCTGGAGGAGACCTTCGGCCCCATCGTCGGCGTGACGCCCTTCGGCACGCTGGACGAGGCCGTCGAGCTGGCCAACCTCCCCGGCTACGGGCTCTCCTCCTCCATCTACACCACCGACCCGGCGTCGGCCTTCCGCTTCCGAGAGGGCATCGGCGCGGGCATGGTCAGTGTCAACAACTCCACCTCCGGCGCGGAGGCCCACCTGCCCTTCGGCGGCAACGGCAAGTCGGGCAACGGCAGCCGCCAGTCGGGGATGTGGGTCCTCGACCAATTCACCCGCTGGCAGGCGATGAACTGGGACCACTCGGGCAGGCTCCAGAAGGCCCAGATGGACGTCGCCGAGATCGTCCCCGACCTGGACTTCCGCCTCTGA
- a CDS encoding cupin domain-containing protein: MTTPSRPPLAEALDLLPHPEGGWFRETWKTSVDLTPPGYAGTRATATGIYFLLEPGEESRPHVVTSDEVWFWHRGGPLTMIIGGHEGQPSGTVTLGPLVEEGQVLQAVVPGGTWQAARPAGDEGVLVSCVVSPGFDFADFRML; this comes from the coding sequence ATGACGACCCCTTCACGTCCTCCGCTCGCCGAGGCCCTTGACCTGCTGCCGCATCCCGAGGGTGGCTGGTTCCGCGAGACCTGGAAGACCTCCGTCGACCTCACCCCGCCCGGGTACGCCGGCACGCGGGCCACCGCCACCGGGATCTACTTCCTGCTGGAGCCGGGCGAGGAGTCGCGCCCGCACGTGGTCACCTCCGACGAGGTGTGGTTCTGGCACCGGGGCGGCCCGCTGACGATGATCATCGGCGGTCACGAGGGCCAGCCCTCCGGCACCGTGACCCTGGGGCCCCTGGTGGAGGAGGGGCAGGTCCTCCAGGCCGTGGTGCCCGGCGGCACCTGGCAGGCCGCCCGTCCCGCCGGTGACGAGGGCGTGCTGGTGAGCTGCGTCGTGTCCCCCGGTTTCGACTTCGCCGACTTCCGCATGCTCTGA
- a CDS encoding SWIM zinc finger family protein, with amino-acid sequence MIERWNQDQVLALAPDASSQKAARGISSPGKWSGAGATADAVWGECAGSGSKPYRACVDLSDPAYRCSCPSRKFPCKHALGLLLLWSADGVPAAEEPADWVAEWLGGRRGRAARAAEAAEAGTSRAAGAVEPGPADGRRAALRERRVTAGLSDLERWLADQIRQGIAGSRRHDQWDDLVKRLIDAQAPAVAGSLSRLGAVLDGDDWPARLLSEYALLHLLCVAHRRLSVPAGDGSGAGGGEGAGIADLAGPDGSGEAASAGPAGGAGHPVGGQEASDGWGTPDEEVFRETAPAGLLERVRDRVGFPMTREEVLARDAVRDLWDVLGRRDEEHDRLIARRVWLRGRATGRAALVLSFAPVGQALDASLVTGTTIDADLAFYPGSAPLRAVVAARHDPAHHDAARHHVALAGPPPGSTVEQALDEVAEALAGDPWLDSWPLVLEGVTPAGNGSRLLAGPSGGLPLHPSAGTPWRLVATSGGHPLTVAAEWTPRGLRPLTTWDEEGRVIIL; translated from the coding sequence GTGATCGAACGGTGGAACCAGGATCAGGTGCTGGCGCTCGCGCCCGACGCCTCGTCCCAGAAAGCGGCCCGGGGAATATCCTCCCCCGGCAAGTGGTCGGGGGCCGGGGCCACCGCCGACGCGGTGTGGGGCGAGTGCGCGGGCAGTGGCTCCAAGCCCTACCGGGCGTGCGTCGACCTGTCCGACCCCGCTTACCGGTGCAGCTGCCCCAGCAGGAAGTTCCCGTGTAAACACGCCCTCGGCCTGCTGCTCCTGTGGTCGGCCGACGGCGTCCCCGCCGCCGAGGAGCCCGCCGACTGGGTGGCCGAGTGGCTCGGCGGGCGGCGCGGGCGCGCGGCCAGGGCGGCGGAGGCGGCGGAGGCGGGGACGTCCCGCGCCGCCGGGGCCGTCGAGCCGGGTCCCGCGGACGGCCGCCGGGCCGCGCTGCGCGAGCGGCGGGTGACCGCGGGGCTGTCGGACCTGGAGCGCTGGCTCGCCGACCAGATCAGGCAGGGCATCGCCGGGTCGCGGCGCCACGACCAGTGGGACGACCTGGTCAAACGCCTGATCGACGCCCAGGCGCCCGCCGTCGCGGGCTCGCTGTCCCGCCTCGGCGCCGTGCTCGACGGTGACGACTGGCCCGCGCGCCTCCTGAGCGAGTACGCGCTGCTGCACCTGCTCTGCGTGGCCCACCGCCGGCTTTCCGTCCCGGCCGGCGACGGATCCGGTGCCGGAGGTGGCGAGGGTGCCGGTATCGCTGACCTCGCCGGTCCGGACGGCTCGGGGGAGGCGGCGTCGGCGGGGCCCGCCGGGGGTGCAGGTCACCCGGTGGGAGGCCAGGAGGCGTCGGACGGCTGGGGAACGCCGGACGAGGAGGTGTTCCGGGAAACGGCTCCCGCCGGGCTCCTCGAAAGGGTGCGTGACCGGGTCGGCTTCCCGATGACGCGGGAGGAGGTGCTCGCCCGCGATGCCGTCCGCGACCTGTGGGACGTGCTGGGACGGCGCGACGAGGAGCACGACCGGCTGATCGCGCGCCGGGTCTGGCTTCGCGGGCGCGCGACGGGCCGGGCGGCGCTGGTCCTCTCGTTCGCCCCGGTCGGGCAGGCCCTCGACGCCTCGCTCGTCACCGGCACGACCATCGACGCCGACCTGGCGTTCTATCCCGGCTCGGCCCCGCTGCGCGCGGTGGTCGCCGCCCGTCACGATCCCGCTCATCATGACGCCGCTCGTCACCATGTCGCCCTGGCCGGTCCGCCGCCTGGTTCGACCGTCGAGCAGGCCCTCGACGAGGTGGCCGAGGCCCTGGCGGGTGACCCCTGGCTCGACTCCTGGCCGCTCGTGCTGGAGGGGGTGACTCCCGCGGGGAACGGTTCGCGGCTCCTGGCGGGGCCCTCCGGCGGGCTGCCGCTTCACCCGTCCGCGGGCACCCCATGGCGGTTGGTCGCCACCTCAGGGGGCCACCCGCTGACCGTAGCCGCCGAATGGACCCCGAGGGGCCTGCGCCCCCTCACAACCTGGGATGAGGAAGGCCGGGTGATCATCCTTTGA
- a CDS encoding DUF5691 domain-containing protein, with amino-acid sequence MSTSAEWEDLVSTALVGTDRRPLPGPGASEVELLGRAAVHTLRMRAGRRPVVPGEPTAVAAPEEQPAVSRAAGDRLARILGGEQPRLLTEWLKTAAARGYRLSPHLLPELLDHAAKDRSIRPHLGVLAGNRGRWLAGLNPAWGFLLEEVTGGADEVSEVWEFGTSGDRRVHLGALRAADPARARELLAATWEKETPDDRAAFLEVLGTGLSPDDEPFLEAALDDRRREVRNQAADLLTRLPGSRLALRMAERAAQYVNVLNGDIYVALPKACDSAMERDGIRAKAPQGTGERSWWLQQAVARTPLDVWPRLLGRPPRELIRMKIVDWGREIRAGWVRAAVLQEDPEWAMELFAWDPIADLLAALPRDKQETVAADFVRRHGLDGQLIMVLGGAAVPWGPTLATAVLQKIIDVSGTQPWNLGELTKLAGERIDPALHGVAGRLSPEPPIQEVAALLRFRDDMLRELQ; translated from the coding sequence GTGAGCACCTCCGCCGAATGGGAGGACCTGGTGTCCACCGCGCTCGTCGGGACCGACCGGCGCCCCCTGCCGGGGCCGGGCGCGAGCGAGGTCGAGCTGCTCGGGCGCGCCGCCGTGCACACGCTGCGGATGCGCGCGGGGCGGCGGCCCGTCGTCCCGGGGGAGCCGACGGCCGTCGCGGCGCCCGAGGAGCAGCCCGCGGTCTCGCGCGCCGCGGGCGACCGGCTCGCCCGCATCCTCGGCGGTGAGCAGCCGAGACTGCTCACCGAGTGGCTGAAGACCGCCGCCGCGCGCGGATACCGCCTCTCGCCGCATCTGCTGCCCGAGCTTCTCGACCACGCGGCCAAGGACCGGTCGATCCGCCCGCACCTCGGCGTCCTCGCCGGAAACCGGGGCCGCTGGCTGGCCGGGCTGAACCCGGCGTGGGGCTTCCTGCTGGAGGAGGTCACCGGAGGCGCCGACGAGGTCTCCGAGGTCTGGGAGTTCGGCACCTCAGGCGATCGGCGCGTCCACCTGGGCGCGCTGAGGGCGGCCGACCCGGCGAGGGCCAGGGAGCTGCTCGCCGCCACCTGGGAGAAGGAGACGCCCGACGACAGGGCGGCGTTCCTGGAGGTCCTCGGCACCGGGCTCTCGCCCGACGACGAGCCGTTCCTGGAGGCCGCGCTCGACGACCGCCGCCGCGAGGTCAGAAACCAGGCCGCCGACCTGCTCACCCGGCTCCCGGGATCGCGGCTCGCCCTGCGCATGGCCGAGCGGGCCGCCCAGTACGTCAACGTCCTGAACGGCGACATCTACGTCGCCCTGCCCAAGGCGTGCGACAGCGCCATGGAGCGCGACGGCATCCGGGCCAAGGCGCCCCAGGGGACCGGCGAGCGGAGCTGGTGGTTGCAGCAGGCGGTGGCCCGCACCCCGCTCGACGTCTGGCCCCGGCTGCTCGGACGGCCTCCCCGGGAGCTCATCCGGATGAAGATCGTCGACTGGGGTCGCGAGATCAGGGCCGGCTGGGTCAGGGCCGCCGTCCTCCAGGAGGATCCGGAGTGGGCGATGGAGCTCTTCGCCTGGGATCCGATCGCCGACCTGCTGGCTGCGTTGCCCCGCGACAAACAGGAGACCGTCGCCGCCGACTTCGTCCGGCGGCACGGCCTGGACGGTCAGTTGATCATGGTTCTCGGCGGGGCCGCGGTCCCCTGGGGGCCCACCCTGGCCACGGCCGTCCTCCAGAAGATCATCGACGTTTCCGGCACCCAGCCGTGGAATCTCGGCGAGCTGACCAAACTCGCCGGTGAGCGCATCGACCCCGCCCTGCACGGCGTGGCCGGGCGGCTCTCACCGGAGCCGCCCATCCAGGAGGTCGCCGCCCTCCTGCGTTTCCGTGACGACATGTTGAGGGAGCTTCAGTAG
- a CDS encoding ATP-binding protein, protein MTTVLRAHAEDQYAEELAILAKGDDRTRPPGWKLSPWAVTTYVLGDGDQITPKYIGPRRIVEVAVATLATDRALLLLGVPGTAKTWLSEHLAAAISGDSTLLVQGTAGTAEEAIRYGWNYARLLAEGPSMEALTPSPVMRAMAEGRLARVEELTRMPSDVQDALITVLSEKTLPIPELNREVQASRGFNVIATANDRDRGVNDLSSALRRRFNTVVLPVPATAEEEVDIVSRRVGQLGRSLELPETLTGLEEIRRVVTVFRELRTGVTEDGRTKVKSPSGTLSTAEAISVLTNGIALAAHFGDGVLRPSDVAAGIVGAVIQDPVSDRVVWREYLETVVRERQDWRDFYRACRDAG, encoded by the coding sequence GTGACAACGGTTCTGCGGGCCCATGCCGAAGACCAGTACGCCGAGGAGCTGGCGATCCTGGCCAAGGGCGACGACCGCACCCGCCCGCCGGGCTGGAAACTGTCGCCCTGGGCGGTGACCACCTACGTCCTCGGCGACGGCGACCAGATCACCCCGAAGTACATCGGGCCGCGGCGCATCGTCGAGGTGGCCGTGGCGACGCTCGCCACCGACCGCGCGTTGCTGCTGCTCGGCGTGCCCGGCACCGCCAAGACCTGGCTGTCGGAGCACCTGGCCGCCGCGATCAGCGGTGACTCCACCCTCCTGGTGCAGGGGACGGCCGGCACCGCGGAGGAGGCCATCCGCTACGGCTGGAACTACGCCAGGCTGCTGGCCGAGGGCCCGTCCATGGAGGCGCTCACGCCGAGCCCGGTGATGCGGGCGATGGCCGAGGGACGGCTCGCCCGGGTGGAGGAGCTGACCCGTATGCCCTCCGACGTCCAGGACGCGCTGATCACCGTGCTGTCGGAGAAGACGCTGCCGATCCCCGAGCTCAACCGGGAGGTCCAGGCGTCGCGTGGTTTCAACGTCATCGCCACCGCCAACGACCGGGACCGTGGCGTCAACGACCTGTCGAGCGCGCTGCGCCGCCGGTTCAACACCGTCGTGCTGCCGGTCCCCGCCACCGCGGAGGAGGAGGTGGACATCGTCTCCCGGCGGGTCGGCCAGCTCGGCCGCTCCCTGGAGCTGCCCGAGACCCTCACCGGCCTGGAGGAGATCCGCCGCGTCGTCACGGTCTTCAGGGAACTGCGCACCGGCGTCACCGAGGACGGCCGCACCAAGGTCAAGTCCCCCAGCGGAACGCTCAGCACCGCCGAGGCCATCTCCGTCCTCACCAACGGCATCGCCCTGGCCGCGCACTTCGGCGACGGGGTGCTCCGCCCCTCCGACGTGGCCGCCGGCATCGTCGGCGCGGTGATCCAGGACCCGGTCTCCGACCGCGTCGTCTGGCGCGAATACCTGGAGACCGTGGTGCGCGAGCGCCAGGACTGGCGCGACTTCTACCGGGCCTGCCGTGACGCGGGCTGA
- a CDS encoding DUF5682 family protein, which yields MSVSVLGIRHHGPGSARSLRDELERLKPDVVLIEGPPEADELVRLAHDPDLRPPVALLAHVPGEPSTAAFWPFAEFSPEWQAIRHAVAAGVPVRFCDLPAVHSLASRPGATGDAEPGETGDAESGEPHEGEAPEGAGARGPDAKVPGSRGEAAHEGETDGETDAAPEAVRIDPIGALARAAGYDDPERWWEDAVEHRGDTPFHMIAEAMGAVREGHVADEYEARREAFMRRTIRRAVRDGFERIAVVCGAWHVPALAGTSREGAPWGAGLPTAKADDALLRGLPKVRAEMTWVPWTYGRLAAWSGYGAGVASPGWYHHLFASPDRPVERWLTGAAGVLREEDLPVSSAHVIEAVRLAESLAVLRGRPLAGLAEVTEAVRAVLCEGDDLPVELIQRRMVVGERLGQVPDSTPMVPLQRHLREEQRRVKLKPEALDREYDLDLRKPLDLERSRLLHRLRLLGVGWGTPQESRSKGTFRESWSLAWRPEFDIDLIEAGAWGTTVPVAAAARVRDLADGGGTPGQAARGGASGGASGPGGGAPGTVVPGGGGPGRTGPGGGAPGGPGGPGGMSGGASGGVTLAGLTGLVERCLLADLPEALPYVLDALSARAALDNDVTHLMAALPAMVRAQRYGDVRGTPATGLATIVEAMLTRICVGLGGAVTGLDDDAARDLIRHVDAVHTAVALLDTGPAHPGGAVGSRASGGSTGSGEEAPRERWLVALRGASGRADLHGLIEGRLTRILLDAADLDTAEVGRRMSRAMSAGHPPARAAAWIEGFLSGGGLLLVHDPRLLGLVDEWLTGLAPETFVDVLPLLRRTFGAFAAPERRSIGSRVRSLGAGGGNLAPDAENFDEERAAAAVRTVLTILEPAISGRTGSADG from the coding sequence ATGAGCGTCTCCGTGCTGGGGATCCGGCACCACGGCCCGGGGTCGGCGCGATCCCTGCGCGACGAGCTCGAACGTCTCAAGCCGGACGTCGTGCTCATCGAGGGGCCGCCAGAGGCGGACGAGCTGGTCAGGCTGGCCCATGACCCCGATCTCCGGCCGCCGGTGGCGTTGCTCGCCCACGTGCCGGGCGAACCGTCCACGGCCGCGTTCTGGCCGTTCGCGGAGTTCTCGCCCGAGTGGCAGGCGATCCGCCACGCCGTCGCGGCGGGCGTCCCGGTCCGCTTCTGCGACCTGCCGGCCGTGCACAGCCTCGCCTCCCGTCCCGGCGCGACCGGTGACGCCGAACCGGGGGAGACCGGCGACGCCGAATCGGGGGAACCCCATGAAGGGGAGGCGCCGGAAGGCGCCGGGGCGCGGGGACCGGACGCGAAGGTCCCCGGCTCCCGGGGCGAGGCGGCCCACGAGGGCGAGACGGACGGTGAGACGGACGCCGCCCCGGAGGCCGTACGGATCGATCCGATCGGGGCTCTCGCCCGCGCCGCCGGATACGACGACCCGGAGCGGTGGTGGGAGGACGCGGTCGAGCACCGTGGCGACACCCCGTTCCACATGATCGCCGAGGCCATGGGGGCCGTCCGCGAGGGGCACGTCGCCGACGAGTACGAGGCACGGCGCGAGGCCTTCATGCGGCGCACGATCCGCAGGGCGGTCAGGGACGGGTTCGAGCGGATCGCCGTGGTCTGCGGGGCCTGGCACGTCCCCGCGCTGGCGGGCACGTCGCGCGAGGGCGCGCCCTGGGGAGCCGGGCTGCCCACCGCGAAGGCCGACGACGCGCTGCTCAGGGGGCTGCCCAAGGTCAGGGCCGAGATGACCTGGGTGCCGTGGACGTACGGGCGGCTGGCCGCCTGGAGCGGGTACGGCGCGGGAGTGGCCTCCCCGGGCTGGTACCACCACCTGTTCGCCTCCCCCGACCGTCCGGTCGAGCGGTGGCTGACCGGGGCGGCCGGGGTGCTCCGCGAGGAGGACCTGCCGGTCTCCTCCGCGCACGTCATCGAGGCGGTACGGCTCGCGGAGAGCCTGGCCGTGCTCAGGGGACGGCCGCTGGCCGGGCTGGCGGAGGTCACCGAGGCGGTCAGGGCGGTGCTGTGCGAGGGCGACGACCTGCCGGTCGAGCTGATCCAGCGGCGCATGGTCGTGGGGGAGCGGCTCGGCCAGGTGCCCGACTCCACCCCGATGGTCCCTCTCCAGCGCCACCTGCGCGAGGAACAGCGGCGGGTGAAGCTCAAGCCCGAGGCGCTCGACCGGGAGTACGACCTCGACCTGCGCAAACCTCTCGACCTGGAGCGCAGCAGGCTGCTGCACCGGCTGCGCCTGCTCGGCGTCGGCTGGGGCACCCCTCAGGAGAGCCGGAGCAAGGGAACCTTCCGCGAGTCGTGGTCGCTCGCCTGGCGGCCCGAGTTCGACATCGACCTGATCGAGGCGGGCGCCTGGGGCACGACCGTCCCCGTGGCGGCCGCCGCCCGCGTCCGCGACCTCGCCGACGGAGGAGGGACGCCCGGCCAGGCCGCCCGGGGCGGAGCGTCCGGCGGTGCGTCCGGTCCCGGAGGTGGCGCCCCGGGGACGGTCGTGCCGGGAGGCGGCGGGCCGGGAAGGACCGGTCCGGGAGGCGGCGCCCCGGGCGGACCCGGAGGGCCCGGCGGCATGTCCGGCGGCGCGTCCGGCGGGGTCACGCTGGCCGGGCTCACCGGCCTGGTGGAGCGCTGCCTGCTCGCCGACCTGCCGGAGGCGCTGCCGTACGTGCTCGACGCCCTGTCGGCGCGGGCCGCGCTCGACAACGACGTCACGCACCTGATGGCCGCGCTCCCGGCGATGGTCCGTGCCCAGCGTTACGGCGACGTGCGCGGCACCCCCGCCACCGGCCTGGCCACCATCGTCGAGGCGATGCTCACCAGGATCTGCGTCGGCCTCGGCGGGGCCGTCACCGGCCTTGACGACGACGCCGCCCGCGACCTGATCCGCCACGTCGACGCCGTCCACACCGCCGTCGCGCTGCTCGACACCGGACCCGCCCACCCGGGTGGCGCGGTGGGCTCGCGAGCTTCCGGAGGCTCGACCGGCTCCGGGGAGGAGGCGCCGCGGGAGCGGTGGCTGGTGGCGCTGCGCGGGGCCTCCGGTCGCGCCGACCTGCACGGGCTCATCGAGGGACGGCTCACCAGGATCCTGCTGGACGCCGCCGACCTCGACACGGCGGAGGTCGGGCGGCGGATGTCGCGGGCGATGTCGGCGGGGCACCCACCGGCCAGGGCGGCCGCCTGGATCGAGGGGTTCCTGTCGGGGGGCGGGCTGCTGCTCGTGCACGACCCCCGGCTGCTCGGGCTGGTCGACGAGTGGCTCACCGGGCTCGCCCCGGAGACCTTCGTCGACGTGCTGCCCCTGCTGCGCAGGACGTTCGGCGCCTTCGCCGCCCCGGAGCGGCGCTCGATCGGCTCGCGCGTCCGCTCCCTGGGCGCGGGTGGCGGCAACCTGGCGCCGGACGCGGAGAACTTCGACGAGGAGCGCGCGGCGGCGGCCGTGCGGACCGTGCTCACGATTCTGGAGCCGGCGATTTCGGGAAGGACGGGCAGCGCCGATGGATGA
- a CDS encoding VWA domain-containing protein produces the protein MDERLRRWRMVLGGDADGTGCSLAGTDARMDGALAALYNGGDGGSGERSGGLGASAPRVARWLGDIRSYFPSTVVQVMQKDAVERLNLTRLLMEPEMLDAVEPDVHMVGTILSLNRVMPEKARESARALVRKVVSELERKLVQKTKAAVTGALDRSARTHRPKRVADIDWNRTIRANLKNYLPERNTVIPSRLVGYGRRQRAVQREVVLCIDQSGSMAASVVYSSVFGAVLASMRSLRTSLVVFDTAVVDLTDQLHDPVELLFGTQLGGGTDINRAIAYSQGLITRPNDSILILISDLYEGGVREEMLRRVAQMTSVGVQVIVLLALSDEGAPFYDHDNAAALAAMGVPAFACTPDAFPDLMAAAIERRDIGRWAERRLERTAT, from the coding sequence ATGGATGAGAGACTCCGCCGCTGGCGGATGGTCCTGGGTGGCGACGCGGACGGCACCGGGTGCTCGCTCGCCGGGACCGACGCCCGGATGGACGGCGCGCTGGCCGCGCTGTACAACGGCGGCGACGGTGGTTCCGGCGAGCGGAGCGGGGGGCTGGGGGCCTCCGCGCCCAGGGTGGCGCGCTGGCTGGGTGACATCCGCTCCTACTTCCCCTCGACCGTCGTCCAGGTAATGCAGAAGGACGCCGTCGAGCGGCTGAACCTGACCCGGCTGCTGATGGAGCCGGAGATGCTGGACGCGGTCGAGCCGGACGTCCACATGGTCGGCACGATCCTGTCGCTCAACCGGGTGATGCCCGAGAAGGCGCGCGAGTCGGCCAGGGCACTGGTCCGCAAGGTCGTCTCCGAGCTGGAGCGGAAACTCGTGCAGAAGACGAAGGCCGCCGTGACCGGCGCCCTGGACCGCTCGGCCAGGACCCACCGGCCCAAGCGGGTCGCCGACATCGACTGGAACCGTACGATCCGGGCCAACCTGAAGAACTACCTGCCCGAGCGCAACACGGTGATCCCGTCCAGGCTGGTCGGGTACGGCAGGCGGCAGCGGGCGGTCCAGCGCGAGGTCGTGCTCTGCATCGACCAGAGCGGGTCGATGGCCGCCTCCGTCGTCTATTCGAGCGTCTTCGGCGCGGTGCTCGCCTCGATGCGCTCGCTGAGGACCTCGCTCGTCGTCTTCGACACGGCGGTCGTCGACCTCACCGACCAGCTCCACGACCCGGTGGAGCTGCTGTTCGGCACCCAGCTCGGCGGCGGCACCGACATCAACCGGGCCATCGCCTACAGCCAGGGACTCATCACCCGGCCCAACGACTCGATCCTCATCCTGATCAGCGACCTCTACGAGGGCGGCGTACGGGAGGAGATGCTTCGCAGGGTCGCCCAGATGACCTCGGTCGGTGTCCAGGTGATCGTGCTGCTCGCGCTCTCGGACGAGGGCGCGCCCTTCTACGACCACGACAACGCCGCGGCGCTCGCGGCCATGGGGGTGCCCGCCTTCGCCTGCACTCCCGACGCCTTCCCCGACCTGATGGCCGCGGCGATCGAGCGCCGCGACATCGGCCGGTGGGCCGAGCGCCGGCTGGAGCGCACCGCCACCTGA
- a CDS encoding DUF4097 family beta strand repeat-containing protein translates to MPTFDTPEPISATIALATGNVRITASDRTDTVVEIRPSDELNDADTRAAEQIRVEYSGGRLLVKTPGDKTRSWLERDGSVEVTIDLPTDSRVDANTSADLRCEGRLGESRFTTASGDIWLDQTDKLQLNTASGDITVARSVGHTDVTTADGGIRIGEIYGTAVIKTTNGDIALGEVTGDLRLNTAYGDITVDRALASIGAKSAHGSVRIGEVVRGSVALETASGELEVGIREGTAAWLDVHTRYGTVSSSLESCDDPGQSDETAKVRAHTEYGDIVIRRSRPFSSG, encoded by the coding sequence ATGCCAACGTTCGACACCCCCGAACCGATTTCCGCCACCATCGCCCTCGCGACCGGCAACGTCCGGATCACCGCGAGCGACCGTACCGACACGGTCGTCGAGATACGTCCGAGTGACGAGCTCAACGACGCCGACACGCGGGCCGCCGAGCAGATCCGGGTCGAATACTCCGGGGGCAGGCTGCTGGTGAAGACCCCCGGCGACAAGACCCGTTCGTGGCTGGAGAGGGACGGGTCGGTGGAGGTGACGATCGACCTGCCGACGGACTCCCGCGTCGACGCGAACACCTCGGCCGACCTCCGCTGCGAAGGCCGCCTCGGCGAGTCCAGGTTCACCACCGCCTCCGGCGACATCTGGCTCGACCAGACCGACAAGCTGCAGCTGAACACCGCCTCGGGCGACATCACGGTGGCCCGGTCGGTCGGGCACACCGACGTCACCACCGCGGACGGCGGGATCCGGATCGGCGAGATCTACGGAACGGCGGTGATCAAGACCACCAACGGCGACATCGCCCTCGGCGAGGTGACCGGCGACCTGCGGCTGAACACGGCGTACGGCGACATCACCGTCGATCGCGCCCTGGCGTCCATCGGCGCCAAGAGCGCGCACGGCAGCGTCCGGATCGGCGAGGTGGTGCGCGGCTCGGTCGCGCTCGAGACCGCGAGCGGCGAGCTGGAGGTCGGCATCCGCGAGGGCACCGCCGCCTGGCTGGACGTGCACACGCGGTACGGCACCGTCAGCAGCTCCCTGGAGTCCTGCGACGACCCCGGACAGTCCGACGAGACCGCCAAGGTGCGTGCCCACACCGAGTACGGCGACATCGTGATCCGTCGCTCCCGGCCCTTCTCCTCCGGCTGA